The sequence TGAAATATGTGAGTATTACACCAGAATTTTCCAACATTTCAAGGTTATGCTGGTAATAGAAACAAAATGCGGGATCCCGGGCAACTCCGATTGTTACCTGGCTGGTCGGGTTTTCAAGCTCTTTCGTTCGTGTGGTGAGCGGAGGAGCAGATGAGGCAAGTGTGATGATCTCAGGGATATCGCAGGAGTCCTCAATGAGTGATACCGGCTCTTCTGTCGTCGTTTCATCACCCATAACCAGCCCCAGGTGACGGCTCTCGGTATGAAACAAGGGATCTTTTGGTACAAATCCGAATTGTGGGATTTGAGCTCCAATTTTGAGCAGTTCAGCATGACGGGGACTTCCTACTTTGTTGAGAATGACCCCTGCGAGCGTTGAGTCTGGTTCATAATTCTGAAAGCCGGATGCAATGGCGTGAACACTGTTCGCCATTCCATGAACCGGGATAACAAGGAGGAGTGGGGCTTTGAGAATCCTGGCGATATGCGCAGTACTTCCATATGTCGTTTCCATACCATCATACATCCCCATGACCCCTTCGATGATTGCGATGTCTGCACCAGCGCAACCGGAGTAAAAAGAATCAATTAATCCGTCTTCACCGGCCATAACGACATCAAGGTTTCGGGATACTCTGCCACAGATTCGGGTATGATGACTTGGATCGATAAAATCAGGGCCGATTTTGTATGGTTGCACAACAAGCCCCCGTTTTTTAAGCGCTGCCATTAGGCCACGGGTAATAGTCGTCTTCCCACATCCGCTCTGAATTCCTGCGATAACTACTCGGGGAATGTTAAATCGGATCTCTTCTCCGTCCTGGTATTCCTGCATAGTCTACCTAAAAGAAATCTGAAAGTGTGGTCCGTGTCGGGTCTACGTCCGACCAACTCCATCCTATTGGTTCGAGAATTCGGGAGATGGGTGACTTTATGGTCTTTTCAAGCATCAATTCAAGGTCCGGAGTAAATGCATCTGGAACTTGGTCTCCATATTCAAAACAGAGTACATCAGTCTTTGGATAACTCCCATTTACTGATTTTATGTAAATCCTCTTTGGCTTACTCCCTTTGCTAAAGTTGGTTCCCAGGTGAGTATTCGAATATGTGGCTCCCCGGACATGAGCATCATCTGTTCCGTAATCTTTGAGCTCTTTGCCCAGGCCTCCGGGTATTCCAATCTCATCAAGGGAGTATCCCCCGGCCCGGTAGGTTTTGATGATAGCTCCAAGATATTTTTTTATCTCCGGTAAATCCGCACCCAGTAATATCTTGTTCATGACTTCTTTCATGACTTTCCTGGTGAGGAGAGGGGAGTCTGATCGTTTCGCTTCAAACCCGACCATGTCTGTCTCATCGACTGACTTCCCTTCTTTCCATATGAGGTTGCCTGCATATCGTTTCTTCTTTCC comes from Methanospirillum hungatei and encodes:
- a CDS encoding cobyrinate a,c-diamide synthase is translated as MQEYQDGEEIRFNIPRVVIAGIQSGCGKTTITRGLMAALKKRGLVVQPYKIGPDFIDPSHHTRICGRVSRNLDVVMAGEDGLIDSFYSGCAGADIAIIEGVMGMYDGMETTYGSTAHIARILKAPLLLVIPVHGMANSVHAIASGFQNYEPDSTLAGVILNKVGSPRHAELLKIGAQIPQFGFVPKDPLFHTESRHLGLVMGDETTTEEPVSLIEDSCDIPEIITLASSAPPLTTRTKELENPTSQVTIGVARDPAFCFYYQHNLEMLENSGVILTYFSPMQDHLPEVDALYLGGGYPELHADLLESGPARDEIRAACDNGLPVYGECGGLLYLTEGLSGERTYRWTRVLPGLAEMAQRFQALGYSEGRTTGGTLLTPEGIEVRGHEFHYSFVTPSRDARYAINLTRGKGIRDGHDGMYVHETIGCYTHGWFSKQFSDTIVKAAEAFKKR